In one window of Legionella fallonii LLAP-10 DNA:
- a CDS encoding TlpA disulfide reductase family protein gives MKSIIKYVYLTLILMTITSISQADVLLKDTHGQSTSFSALKGKWVLINYWASWCQTCVDEIPEFNRFYKRHKEESVALYAVNFDALPLFQQRNLIKRFNINYPNLLKDPSNELRLGDITGVPVTFIFNPQGRLVKTLYGGQTAKTLEQVIAANS, from the coding sequence ATGAAATCTATTATAAAATATGTGTACTTAACTCTGATATTGATGACAATAACATCGATAAGTCAGGCCGATGTTTTATTAAAAGATACCCATGGTCAAAGTACCTCATTTTCAGCGCTCAAAGGAAAATGGGTACTTATTAACTACTGGGCCAGTTGGTGTCAAACCTGCGTTGATGAAATTCCAGAATTTAATCGCTTTTACAAACGTCATAAAGAAGAATCCGTCGCTTTATATGCAGTAAACTTCGATGCATTACCCTTATTTCAACAAAGGAATCTGATTAAGCGATTTAATATCAATTATCCTAATTTACTGAAAGATCCCTCCAACGAATTACGTCTTGGTGACATCACAGGGGTACCAGTAACCTTTATTTTTAACCCTCAAGGACGATTGGTTAAAACCTTATATGGTGGACAAACGGCAAAAACACTGGAGCAAGTGATCGCAGCAAATAGCTGA
- a CDS encoding pirin family protein, protein MQEIRIRQLVKGTLVREGAGVKLHRYIGVEQTNAFEPILLFDYFDSSDSLDYIAGFPPHPHRGFETITYLIHGIIAHEDNQGHKGAINSGGVQWMTAGKGIIHSEMPSSSSGRLQGLQMWLNLPAAQKMSEPRYQEIAQEQLPVETMDSGVVIKVIAGRTDQGTSSPINNIATHPLFFDMSLPAGSRAKQRIPRDYQSILFVLSGEVSIAGRKVQQHVLANLGTGDVVTLKGDQESRCLLIAAAKIHEPIVRYGPFVMNTQQEIAQAMDDFRSGRF, encoded by the coding sequence ATGCAAGAAATAAGGATAAGGCAATTAGTTAAAGGGACTTTAGTGCGTGAGGGTGCAGGAGTTAAGTTACATCGTTATATAGGGGTAGAGCAGACTAATGCATTTGAGCCCATTTTGCTTTTTGATTATTTCGATAGTAGTGATTCTTTAGATTATATAGCGGGTTTCCCTCCTCATCCTCATCGTGGTTTTGAGACCATCACTTATTTAATTCATGGAATTATTGCGCATGAAGATAATCAAGGTCATAAAGGGGCTATCAATAGTGGAGGTGTGCAGTGGATGACAGCAGGTAAGGGAATTATTCATTCTGAAATGCCTTCCTCCTCCAGTGGCAGATTACAAGGATTACAGATGTGGTTAAATTTACCTGCTGCACAGAAAATGAGTGAACCGCGTTATCAAGAAATAGCTCAGGAACAATTACCTGTTGAAACGATGGATTCGGGAGTCGTTATTAAAGTTATTGCTGGCCGAACGGATCAGGGAACGAGTTCCCCTATTAATAATATAGCAACACATCCTTTGTTTTTTGATATGAGCTTGCCAGCAGGTAGTCGTGCGAAGCAGCGAATTCCTCGGGACTATCAGTCCATTTTATTTGTCCTATCGGGAGAAGTGAGCATTGCTGGACGTAAGGTTCAACAACACGTTCTAGCAAACCTTGGTACCGGTGACGTCGTGACATTAAAGGGGGATCAAGAAAGTCGTTGCCTGCTGATTGCTGCGGCCAAGATTCATGAACCTATAGTGCGTTATGGTCCTTTTGTGATGAATACGCAACAAGAGATAGCTCAGGCAATGGATGATTTTCGTAGTGGTCGATTTTAA
- a CDS encoding NAD-binding protein has product MLSNEQLSLLEHHNSAVFTDIKARLLDNLKRLWSKTKPLAGVKILHNIPLTYETLVKLESLLAAGANVTVTQVKFVSNQPEANIVALLNKLGVTYIPQHEEIAGEFDIALDCCAEVMDMSKVTVTKGLVELTQSGGEVFKKTKTSFPVINVDDSNLKKLEGMYGTGESFIRAFKERTGQDIANESFMVFGFGKVGRGIVKYLLKETPHITVVDQSEKQLDHARKMGVNALHVAQKDAIRNGAKNAFCLVTATGQHHILSQWLSSDSCPQAIIANMGVADEIGPNFTDEKVLCKRMAINFSLKHPTLLHFIDPIFYAHNLGAQLLIENQLRPGYHPFPSYLDDLIIKLWNEYYPMDISDIYFDD; this is encoded by the coding sequence ATGTTAAGCAATGAGCAGCTATCTCTTTTAGAACACCATAATTCTGCAGTATTTACGGATATAAAGGCGCGGTTATTAGATAATTTAAAGCGGTTGTGGTCTAAAACAAAGCCTTTAGCCGGAGTGAAGATTTTACATAACATCCCTCTTACTTATGAAACTTTAGTTAAGCTGGAGTCTTTATTAGCTGCCGGGGCGAATGTGACTGTAACGCAAGTTAAATTTGTGTCGAATCAACCGGAAGCCAATATCGTCGCTTTATTAAATAAATTGGGGGTAACTTATATTCCGCAACATGAGGAAATTGCCGGAGAGTTTGATATTGCCTTGGATTGTTGTGCCGAAGTCATGGATATGTCTAAGGTAACGGTTACTAAAGGATTAGTTGAACTCACGCAAAGCGGCGGAGAGGTTTTTAAAAAAACTAAAACCTCTTTTCCGGTAATCAATGTCGATGATTCTAATCTAAAAAAATTAGAAGGGATGTATGGCACGGGCGAGAGCTTTATCAGAGCTTTTAAAGAAAGAACCGGCCAAGATATCGCAAATGAGTCATTTATGGTGTTTGGTTTTGGTAAAGTGGGACGGGGAATAGTGAAGTATCTATTAAAAGAAACACCCCATATCACGGTTGTGGATCAATCTGAAAAACAATTAGATCATGCTAGAAAAATGGGAGTTAATGCCTTGCATGTCGCGCAAAAAGACGCTATCAGAAATGGTGCCAAAAACGCCTTTTGTTTGGTAACAGCAACAGGGCAGCACCATATCTTATCGCAATGGCTTAGTTCGGATAGTTGTCCACAGGCCATTATTGCCAATATGGGCGTTGCTGATGAAATTGGCCCTAATTTTACAGATGAAAAAGTATTATGTAAGCGAATGGCAATTAATTTTTCCTTAAAACACCCTACGCTATTACATTTTATTGATCCTATTTTTTATGCTCATAATTTAGGAGCCCAATTGCTCATAGAAAATCAATTAAGGCCTGGATATCATCCTTTTCCTAGTTATCTTGATGATTTGATTATCAAATTGTGGAATGAATATTATCCTATGGATATTAGTGATATTTATTTTGATGATTAG
- a CDS encoding S28 family serine protease, whose translation MNMFFNKKAIIVGFSLLASLSTSFAGPVALYLQRQIEMAQPLVATKSIRQGQFIQLIDHNTPSLGTFSQRYYIDETYSKAKNDPVFFYLCGEAECTKRALNGAIRNYAQKYHAKLVALEHRYYGESIPLNTFSTTDLRYLTTEQALDDLAYFQRHLQKSNKWNGKWIAFGGSYPGSLSAYYRLKFPYLVVGSLASSAPVMAKEDFFEYDTHVTHVAGSQCAMQIRHVVREVEATLNNKAKFKQMKALFDASAVNDPVDFLYLIADTAAAAVQYGKRDIFCSALSSSPTPLEGYAEFAKKLYHEMKVSAVEMTAQGAMSEDPGDYKKGVGMRQWYYQSCTEYGYWQNANPDRQQSTRSALIDLAYHHQVCHRLFGLNEPAQTASLNNSFYYPLMDALVSNIYFTNGENDPWSLLSLAEKNGNAVNEKLNYYLIEGSAHCDDLHSPAATDSESLQEARNTMESLIAVWLKS comes from the coding sequence ATGAATATGTTTTTTAACAAAAAAGCGATAATAGTAGGATTTAGTCTATTAGCTAGTTTATCTACCTCTTTTGCTGGCCCCGTAGCTCTTTATCTGCAAAGACAAATAGAAATGGCTCAACCTTTAGTCGCTACAAAGAGCATCCGACAAGGACAATTTATTCAACTGATAGATCACAATACCCCATCATTAGGAACCTTCTCACAACGTTACTATATCGATGAAACATATAGTAAAGCTAAAAATGATCCTGTATTTTTTTATCTCTGTGGTGAGGCAGAATGTACGAAAAGAGCCCTCAATGGTGCCATTCGTAACTATGCACAAAAATATCATGCTAAATTAGTTGCTTTGGAACATCGATATTACGGCGAAAGTATTCCACTCAATACTTTTTCCACTACCGACTTGCGTTATTTAACTACGGAACAGGCTCTGGATGACCTGGCTTATTTCCAACGTCATTTACAAAAGAGCAACAAGTGGAATGGTAAGTGGATAGCCTTTGGCGGCTCTTATCCAGGCTCCTTATCCGCCTATTACCGTCTGAAATTCCCTTATTTAGTGGTAGGCTCTCTCGCCTCATCGGCGCCAGTGATGGCCAAAGAAGATTTCTTTGAATACGATACTCACGTCACCCACGTTGCCGGATCGCAGTGTGCAATGCAAATACGTCACGTAGTGAGGGAGGTTGAGGCGACATTGAATAATAAAGCCAAATTCAAGCAAATGAAGGCTTTGTTTGACGCATCCGCTGTCAATGACCCTGTAGATTTCTTATATCTTATAGCAGATACGGCAGCTGCTGCCGTACAATATGGCAAAAGAGACATTTTTTGTTCTGCTTTATCCTCTAGTCCAACGCCGCTAGAGGGCTATGCCGAATTTGCTAAAAAGCTGTATCACGAAATGAAGGTATCCGCGGTAGAAATGACCGCTCAAGGGGCAATGAGTGAAGATCCTGGCGATTATAAAAAAGGCGTAGGAATGAGACAATGGTACTATCAATCATGTACGGAATACGGTTATTGGCAAAATGCCAATCCAGATAGGCAACAATCTACGCGCTCAGCCTTAATTGACTTGGCCTATCACCACCAAGTATGCCACCGTTTATTTGGATTAAATGAACCAGCCCAAACAGCCTCGTTAAATAACTCATTCTATTACCCACTGATGGATGCTTTGGTTTCCAATATCTATTTCACCAACGGAGAAAATGATCCCTGGTCGCTTTTATCTTTAGCGGAAAAAAATGGCAATGCCGTTAATGAAAAACTGAACTATTACCTGATTGAGGGAAGTGCCCATTGCGATGATTTGCATTCGCCCGCAGCAACGGATTCAGAATCCTTACAAGAAGCACGTAACACTATGGAGTCGTTAATTGCGGTATGGCTCAAATCCTAA
- a CDS encoding M4 family metallopeptidase, with the protein MFKKSLIFSLAVTSQALLAAEAVDLYQTPVSSLKQFQLEQTPKSAPASPKQARSLAFPAARNSAPVANSLQQVSQTQEENETIVRYQQLYKGIPVVGAQIMITKSTNQGINASKDALANGHLLNDIQIDINPSFKAQQAIELAKKSYFSANPQAEIQEEASELQIRPADDKQLKLVYLVSFKTVQGDSKPAWPFFVIDAQTGTVIQQWNNIKNYLDHGPGGNEKVHQYWYGKDGLPSLEVTQSGSQCVMDNPKVKLVNVGSAWDWNNSRLSPHQYPCNNNVAENTNGAFSPANDAYYFGHTIVDMYKDWYGLNALQLANGSPMKLVMRVHFGQNYDNAFWDGQSMSFGDGQDFYPLVSLDIAGHEVTHGFTEQHSGLEYHDQPGALNESMSDMAGQASRSYLLEKTPLLYSKAYLQPNVVTWGIGETIVRDSVGKALRFMDYPSSDGSSADCLDKQLAQSNGAYCAISYDEIVAFAKANIMSPQDQQSFIVHTASGVFNKAFYLLSQSIGIKTAYHVMIVANTKYWTPSTDFKAGACGVIYAAKDLAVDTGLVKNIFGQVGVETSQCSV; encoded by the coding sequence ATGTTCAAGAAGAGCTTAATTTTTTCACTTGCTGTTACTTCTCAAGCGCTTTTAGCTGCAGAGGCGGTTGATCTGTATCAAACTCCAGTAAGTAGTTTAAAACAATTTCAATTAGAGCAGACTCCAAAGAGTGCTCCGGCGTCCCCAAAGCAAGCTCGTTCGTTAGCTTTCCCGGCGGCAAGAAATAGTGCTCCGGTAGCCAATTCGCTACAACAAGTGAGTCAAACTCAGGAAGAAAATGAAACCATAGTTCGTTATCAACAACTATATAAAGGCATTCCTGTTGTTGGCGCACAAATTATGATCACTAAGAGCACTAACCAGGGCATTAATGCCTCCAAAGATGCTTTAGCCAATGGACATCTATTAAATGACATCCAAATAGACATTAATCCCTCTTTTAAAGCCCAACAAGCAATAGAGTTAGCTAAAAAATCTTATTTTAGTGCTAATCCTCAAGCGGAAATCCAGGAAGAGGCTAGCGAGCTACAAATCAGGCCTGCTGATGATAAGCAATTAAAACTGGTTTATTTGGTTTCATTCAAAACAGTGCAAGGAGACAGTAAACCGGCTTGGCCTTTTTTTGTTATTGATGCACAAACTGGTACCGTAATACAACAGTGGAATAATATTAAAAATTATTTAGATCATGGCCCTGGAGGGAATGAAAAAGTTCATCAATATTGGTATGGTAAAGATGGGCTTCCGTCGCTTGAGGTAACTCAAAGTGGTAGTCAATGCGTTATGGATAATCCTAAAGTCAAGTTGGTTAATGTGGGTTCTGCTTGGGATTGGAATAACAGTAGGTTGAGCCCTCATCAATATCCTTGTAATAATAATGTGGCTGAAAACACCAATGGTGCTTTTTCACCAGCGAATGACGCCTATTATTTTGGTCATACTATTGTCGATATGTATAAAGATTGGTATGGGTTAAATGCCTTACAATTGGCTAATGGTTCGCCGATGAAGTTAGTAATGCGTGTTCATTTCGGCCAAAACTATGATAATGCTTTTTGGGATGGTCAATCGATGTCTTTCGGTGATGGTCAAGACTTCTATCCTTTGGTTTCTCTTGATATTGCTGGACATGAGGTCACTCATGGCTTTACCGAACAACATTCCGGCTTGGAATATCATGATCAACCTGGTGCTCTTAATGAGTCCATGTCTGATATGGCAGGTCAAGCATCCAGATCATATCTTTTAGAAAAAACACCACTTTTGTATAGTAAAGCTTATTTACAACCTAACGTAGTCACTTGGGGTATCGGTGAGACTATAGTGCGTGATTCAGTAGGTAAGGCCTTACGTTTTATGGATTATCCTTCCTCTGATGGAAGTTCTGCGGATTGTTTAGATAAACAACTGGCTCAAAGTAACGGTGCTTATTGTGCTATCAGTTATGATGAGATTGTTGCCTTTGCTAAGGCCAATATTATGAGCCCCCAAGATCAGCAAAGCTTTATAGTTCATACTGCCAGTGGCGTATTTAATAAGGCATTTTATTTATTGTCGCAAAGTATTGGTATTAAAACGGCATATCATGTGATGATCGTTGCTAATACTAAATATTGGACTCCAAGTACTGATTTTAAAGCAGGAGCCTGTGGTGTTATCTATGCAGCTAAAGATTTAGCAGTAGATACTGGCCTTGTTAAAAATATTTTTGGCCAAGTTGGTGTCGAAACTAGCCAGTGTTCGGTGTAA
- a CDS encoding sulfite exporter TauE/SafE family protein — protein sequence MTIFLITLGILILSVLCVAMMALKLSRQPAEPLSFIQCIKLIFSGIVAFIADTLGVGSFAVNVTLAKLLGTFRDDELPAVNNGAQVIPGAIESLFFMHLIDVDLTTLLTLVSGTCLGGLVGGFIVSQMSKQAIRLAMICSFTLIILLLISHYFRLLPVGGDLMVLHSWKLVVGFFALAICGALTSVGVGLFVMVQGVLFVMNVSPVVAFPIMTTAGAMQQPITTLVFLQKNKIPLKKTMILSLAGCVGVLITIPVFTQLTVTWLHMLLLCILTYNLIAIGRTYLKSRPTKKPVLVSGSLPATE from the coding sequence ATGACCATTTTTTTAATTACTCTAGGTATATTAATACTGAGTGTTCTTTGTGTTGCCATGATGGCTTTAAAACTATCTCGACAACCCGCAGAGCCTCTTTCCTTTATTCAGTGTATCAAATTGATATTTAGTGGGATTGTTGCTTTTATTGCCGATACTTTGGGGGTGGGCAGTTTTGCTGTTAATGTAACCTTAGCTAAATTGTTAGGCACCTTTCGTGATGATGAATTGCCTGCGGTAAATAATGGTGCGCAAGTCATTCCTGGTGCGATTGAGTCTTTATTTTTTATGCACCTGATTGATGTCGATTTAACTACTTTGTTAACTTTGGTTTCTGGCACCTGCCTTGGTGGGCTTGTTGGTGGATTTATCGTGAGTCAAATGAGCAAGCAGGCTATTCGTCTAGCAATGATTTGCTCTTTTACTTTAATTATTTTGCTGTTGATTTCCCATTATTTTCGCTTGTTGCCGGTAGGTGGTGATTTAATGGTATTGCATTCTTGGAAATTAGTAGTTGGCTTTTTTGCTTTAGCCATCTGCGGCGCTTTAACTTCAGTGGGCGTGGGTTTATTTGTGATGGTGCAAGGTGTTTTATTTGTGATGAATGTTTCTCCTGTAGTGGCCTTTCCCATTATGACTACTGCTGGGGCTATGCAGCAACCTATAACGACGCTGGTTTTTTTACAGAAAAATAAAATCCCTTTAAAGAAAACAATGATTTTGAGTCTTGCTGGATGTGTCGGTGTGTTAATTACCATCCCTGTTTTTACTCAATTGACCGTTACCTGGTTGCACATGCTGTTACTTTGTATATTGACTTACAATTTAATCGCTATTGGTCGTACCTATTTAAAATCGCGGCCAACAAAGAAACCTGTTTTAGTCTCTGGGTCTCTTCCAGCGACGGAATAG
- a CDS encoding SGNH/GDSL hydrolase family protein codes for MFSDCYLLFVANNRFDTMVIFGDSISDTGNLYRFMWNKLPISPPYYQGRFSNGPLWIEQLYSSYSPQDYVDGFQNYAVGGTGAVFSYKQNLPFTFGREVSDYLYWNTYGKKATTLYTIWIGANNYLNGPTNIESIIYCL; via the coding sequence TTGTTCTCTGATTGTTATTTGTTGTTTGTAGCAAATAACCGTTTTGACACCATGGTTATCTTTGGTGACAGCATCTCTGATACAGGTAATTTATACCGATTTATGTGGAATAAATTACCTATCTCCCCTCCTTATTATCAAGGCCGTTTTTCAAATGGCCCGTTATGGATAGAGCAACTTTATAGCTCTTATTCTCCACAAGATTATGTCGATGGTTTCCAAAACTACGCGGTTGGCGGAACTGGCGCGGTATTTTCTTATAAGCAAAATTTACCGTTTACCTTCGGTAGAGAAGTAAGTGACTATTTGTACTGGAATACGTATGGTAAAAAGGCAACCACCTTATATACCATTTGGATTGGGGCTAATAATTATCTTAATGGACCAACCAATATAGAGTCGATCATTTATTGCCTCTAA
- the yjgA gene encoding ribosome biogenesis factor YjgA, with protein MDEPVSKSQKKREADALQKIGVAFVELSLAKLDLLPLTDNLRKAIIDAKSIKSHGAKRRQAQLIGKLMRAADYEAILETYHKMQEEDNAATADFHEVELWRDRLIHEGKDALTQFIDLYQPQDVQQLRQLIKKAVDDQLKEKNSGAAKALFRYLRSTIQ; from the coding sequence ATGGATGAACCAGTCAGTAAATCACAAAAGAAAAGAGAAGCCGATGCCTTACAAAAAATAGGTGTGGCATTTGTTGAACTCAGTTTGGCCAAGTTAGACTTGCTGCCGCTTACTGATAATTTGCGTAAAGCAATTATTGATGCTAAATCGATTAAGAGTCACGGAGCAAAAAGACGCCAGGCTCAATTAATTGGAAAGCTAATGCGTGCTGCCGACTATGAAGCCATTCTTGAGACTTATCATAAAATGCAAGAAGAAGACAATGCTGCCACAGCAGATTTTCATGAAGTAGAGCTTTGGCGAGACCGATTAATTCATGAAGGGAAAGATGCGCTTACCCAATTTATTGATCTTTATCAACCGCAAGACGTACAGCAATTAAGGCAGTTGATTAAAAAAGCAGTGGATGATCAGCTAAAAGAGAAAAACTCGGGCGCAGCCAAAGCGCTTTTTCGTTATTTAAGGTCCACTATACAATGA
- the rlmKL gene encoding bifunctional 23S rRNA (guanine(2069)-N(7))-methyltransferase RlmK/23S rRNA (guanine(2445)-N(2))-methyltransferase RlmL: MNYPLFISCPRGLEYLLEEEVKSLGLMVTRVSPQGVYGDANITVLYQLCLWSRLANRVQLVLFSGYAANEQAIHQLCTQFHWQTVFTHDKSIAVEFHGSSEHIRNTMYGAQVVKDAIVDHFRRLSGARPSVDREKPQIRIHAHLKNDTLTVSFDVTGYSLHQRGYRNKAGMAPIKENVAAALLIRAKWPELAAQGYSLHDPFCGSGTLVIEAAMMAAHIAPGLLRQDQSLQYWAQHESALWEKLRTQALQQVKPLSLKLSGADSDHKAISLAHANAGHAGVLPLVTFDVLAVQDNKAPAEKGLLVCNPPYGERLGATTELVPIYQQLGTLLHRHYQGWHAAVLTSNPVLAKAIGLRSDKQYTLYNGPLECKLYCFTLSAANELKGTRESTLSSHAQMLLNRVQKNYKHLQKWAKKSNVSCYRVYDADIPEYAYAIDLYNDYVVLQEYAAPASIPIHKAEKRSLEMMQVVPIALGLTVDKLVMKQRKQQKGTEQYQKMAHTRQTIAVTEGRAKLKVNLYDYLDTGLFLDHRPMRLRFAELKPGTRFLNCFCYTASASVHAALAGALTTNVDLSNTYLQWGEDNFRLNHIDLSRHQFIQFDCREWMKITRDKFDVIFLDPPSFSNSKRMKDTLDIQRDHAVLISAAMRLLNPDGVLYFSTNFRQFKMDPQLEEKYAIEDISSQTIDQDFKRNPKIHRCFKIVMPQFAGK, encoded by the coding sequence ATGAATTATCCATTATTTATAAGCTGTCCTAGAGGATTAGAATATTTATTAGAGGAAGAGGTCAAAAGCCTGGGACTTATGGTGACTCGAGTCAGTCCTCAGGGAGTTTACGGTGACGCCAATATTACAGTGCTTTATCAGCTCTGCTTATGGTCACGCTTAGCCAACAGAGTACAATTGGTTTTATTTAGTGGTTATGCAGCAAATGAACAAGCGATACATCAATTATGTACCCAATTTCATTGGCAAACCGTGTTTACTCACGATAAATCTATAGCCGTAGAGTTTCATGGATCATCGGAACATATACGCAATACCATGTATGGGGCGCAAGTAGTAAAAGATGCTATAGTCGATCACTTCCGTAGATTAAGTGGGGCACGTCCTTCTGTTGATAGAGAAAAACCACAGATCCGCATTCATGCTCACTTGAAAAATGATACTTTGACCGTTAGTTTTGACGTCACTGGATATAGTTTGCATCAACGAGGATACCGCAATAAAGCGGGAATGGCGCCAATAAAAGAGAATGTTGCTGCTGCTTTACTGATCCGCGCGAAATGGCCTGAGTTAGCGGCCCAAGGATATAGTCTACACGATCCTTTTTGTGGATCTGGTACTTTGGTTATTGAAGCAGCGATGATGGCCGCTCATATTGCACCAGGGTTATTAAGGCAGGATCAATCATTGCAATACTGGGCGCAACACGAGAGTGCTTTATGGGAAAAATTACGGACTCAGGCATTACAACAAGTAAAACCGCTTTCTCTTAAACTATCTGGAGCTGATTCCGACCATAAAGCAATAAGCTTGGCCCATGCTAATGCCGGGCATGCTGGGGTTTTACCCTTAGTTACATTTGATGTTTTGGCGGTACAGGATAATAAAGCGCCAGCGGAAAAAGGCTTATTGGTGTGTAATCCACCCTATGGTGAACGTTTGGGCGCGACTACAGAGCTAGTTCCTATTTACCAACAGTTAGGAACCCTTTTGCACCGTCATTATCAAGGTTGGCATGCTGCTGTTTTAACATCTAACCCGGTATTGGCTAAGGCAATAGGGCTGCGATCCGATAAGCAATACACCCTATATAATGGTCCTTTAGAATGTAAGCTCTATTGTTTTACTTTATCTGCGGCAAATGAGTTAAAAGGCACAAGAGAAAGCACCTTATCTTCCCATGCGCAAATGCTACTGAATCGCGTGCAAAAGAATTATAAACATTTGCAGAAATGGGCTAAAAAAAGTAATGTTTCCTGCTATAGGGTTTACGATGCTGATATACCTGAATATGCCTATGCTATTGATCTGTATAATGATTATGTTGTGTTACAGGAATATGCTGCCCCAGCGAGTATTCCTATACATAAAGCAGAGAAGCGTAGTTTGGAAATGATGCAGGTTGTCCCCATCGCTTTGGGCTTGACTGTAGATAAACTAGTGATGAAACAACGCAAGCAACAAAAGGGTACAGAGCAATATCAAAAAATGGCTCATACCCGCCAGACCATTGCTGTTACCGAGGGGCGCGCGAAGCTGAAGGTTAATTTATATGACTATTTGGACACGGGCTTATTTTTAGATCATCGCCCTATGCGTTTACGTTTTGCAGAATTGAAGCCTGGTACTCGCTTTCTCAATTGTTTTTGTTATACCGCAAGTGCTAGTGTACATGCTGCACTAGCTGGTGCATTGACCACTAATGTGGATCTTTCCAATACTTATTTACAATGGGGCGAAGACAACTTTAGGCTAAACCATATCGATTTATCCAGACATCAATTTATTCAGTTTGATTGTCGTGAGTGGATGAAAATCACCAGAGACAAATTTGATGTCATTTTTTTAGATCCCCCCAGTTTTTCCAATTCGAAACGGATGAAAGATACTTTGGATATTCAACGAGATCATGCTGTTTTGATCAGCGCAGCAATGCGTTTACTTAATCCAGATGGGGTTCTTTATTTTTCAACTAATTTTCGTCAATTCAAAATGGATCCTCAATTAGAAGAGAAATATGCGATAGAGGATATTAGTAGCCAGACTATAGATCAGGATTTTAAACGTAATCCTAAAATTCATCGTTGTTTTAAAATAGTGATGCCGCAATTTGCTGGTAAGTAG